One window from the genome of Eucalyptus grandis isolate ANBG69807.140 chromosome 7, ASM1654582v1, whole genome shotgun sequence encodes:
- the LOC104449360 gene encoding wall-associated receptor kinase 4 — MKAVHWLLTVAVAWWFRQGGAVEVLRKCERQCGIVAVPFPFGLKINCARSKAFLLNCTNIEGNGLQLLSGNLTIRKISVVDSTMIASLPEAFACYDQNGMLLANESSPLAIIKLSPNPRYRFSETHNKLTVLGCDSVAIVANSEGTFGSGCISYCTDNVGFAPGTTCSGQGCCQASIPKGLETLIINISFIERKVSARQHGYCARAFVVDDRLFDISNWTLPKFQDVGSTPGLVVDWMVESDENCRKARLNGSSYACGPHTECKDFGNGLGYRCVCENGYEGNPYLRNLGCAEINECKDPKRYPRDGKCKKGIATPVIAASIFGITIIASISIQWRLKKINFRRNGGELLKQHKVRIFTEWELAKATNNYDDRKKLGNNHFGSVHKGTLLNRKGTLVKHVETVVVVKKPKDVDKSLLNKDFQRELEILMNVSCKNVVKLKGICLETRIPLLVYEYIPNGTLFRLIHQSELTISWEQRFKIAAEAALALNYMHSSIQPPIFHGNIKSANILLDQNNLVKISDFGTSVLISPEHRHIVATQKKDSLVYIDPEYLVTGMLTTQSDVYSFGVVLVELLTGKKLYVTEPGKSINTIHRFISSMKGDTLYDVINFEGASEDEMERVRTVAEIAVKCLDQSGTNRPAMSDVAQQLANINPSSTFEEENEESEREVNADKLSTLGDASQEVTSSCLSCLGMDSACSCI; from the exons ATGAAGGCAGTACATTGGCTTCTAACGGTGGCTGTGGCCTGGTGGTTTCGACAAGGCGGAGCTGTCGAGGTGCTCAGAAAGTGCGAACGCCAGTGTGGGATCGTGGCCGTACCTTTCCCGTTCGGGCTCAAAATCAATTGTGCAAGGTCCAAAGCTTTTTTGCTCAACTGCACCAACATCGAAGGGAACGGTCTTCAACTACTGTCGGGAAATCTTACGATACGCAAAATCTCGGTTGTGGACTCGACCATGATCGCCAGCCTCCCCGAAGCATTTGCGTGCTACGATCAGAATGGCATGCTGCTAGCAAACGAAAGCAGTCCTCTGGCCATCATCAAGCTATCCCCAAACCCTCGGTACAGATTCTCGGAAACCCATAACAAGCTCACCGTTCTCGGCTGTGACAGCGTCGCGATTGTGGCCAACAGTGAAGGGACGTTCGGGAGCGGGTGCATCTCCTACTGCACCGACAATGTTGGCTTCGCCCCCGGGACCACTTGCTCCGGTCAAGGTTGCTGTCAAGCATCCATTCCAAAGGGCCTCGAGACGCTCATCATTAATATCTCCTTCATCGAACGAAAAGTGTCGGCCAGGCAGCATGGCTACTGTGCACGGGCGTTCGTGGTGGACGACAGGTTATTCGATATCTCAAACTGGACTCTCCCGAAGTTCCAAGATGTGGGCAGCACCCCCGGCCTTGTTGTGGACTGGATGGTCGAATCGGACGAGAATTGCCGAAAGGCTCGACTGAATGGGTCGAGCTATGCTTGTGGTCCCCACACGGAATGTAAGGACTTCGGCAATGGACTGGGTTACCGTTGTGTTTGCGAGAATGGGTACGAGGGGAATCCCTATCTTCGCAACCTAGGGTGTGCAG AAATCAATGAGTGCAAGGACCCAAAAAGATACCCACGTGATGGAAAGTGCAAGAAGGGCATAGCTACTCCAG TGATAGCTGCGTCCATATTTGGTATAACTATTATTGCTTCAATCTCGATCCAATGGAGActcaaaaagattaattttagaCGAAATGGAGGAGAGCTCTTAAAACAGCACAAAGTTCGAATCTTCACGGAATGGGAGCTAGCAAAAGCAACCAACAACTATGATGACCGCAAAAAGCTCGGGAACAACCATTTTGGTTCTGTCCATAAAGGGACACTATTGAACCGCAAAGGGACACTAGTGAAGCACGTGGAAACCGTGGTCGTGGTCAAGAAGCCTAAAGATGTGGACAAGTCTCTATTAAACAAGGATTTCCAGCGTGAGCTTGAAATTCTAATGAACGTAAGCTGCAAAAATGTGGTGAAGCTCAAAGGCATATGCTTGGAGACTAGAATACCATTGTTGGTTTATGAATACATTCCGAATGGCACCCTCTTTCGACTCATCCATCAGAGCGAGTTGACCATCTCATGGGAACAACGCTTCAAAATAGCTGCCGAAGCTGCTCTTGCACTCAATTATATGCACTCCAGCATACAACCCCCAATCTTTCACGGCAACATCAAGTCAGCAAACATACTTTTGGATCAAAACAACTTGGTGAAAATATCCGATTTTGGAACTTCAGTACTCATATCACCAGAGCATAGGCATATAGTAGCCACTCAGAAAAAAGACTCGTTGGTGTACATCGATCCAGAATATTTAGTCACCGGTATGCTAACAACTCAAAGTGATGTATACAGTTTTGGAGTTGTCCTTGTAGAGTTGCTCACGGGAAAGAAACTTTATGTTACTGAGCCCGGAAAGtcaatcaatactatccatCGTTTCATCTCTTCTATGAAGGGCGACACACTCTATGATGTCATAAACTTTGAGGGTGCTAGTGAAGATGAAATGGAGAGAGTACGAACCGTAGCTGAGATTGCAGTGAAGTGCTTGGACCAAAGTGGTACGAATAGGCCGGCAATGAGCGATGTGGCTCAACAACTCGCCAATATCAACCCGAGCTCAACAtttgaagaagagaatgaagagaGCGAACGGGAAGTGAATGCAGACAAACTCTCAACCCTTGGCGACGCGAGCCAAGAGGTGACGTCAAGCTGTCTTTCCTGTCTGGGAATGGATTCAGCTTGTTCCTGCATTTGA